Proteins found in one Zea mays cultivar B73 chromosome 1, Zm-B73-REFERENCE-NAM-5.0, whole genome shotgun sequence genomic segment:
- the LOC100194399 gene encoding 30S ribosomal protein S17, chloroplastic: protein MEPVVGIVVSNKMQKSVVVAVDRLFHYKMYNRYVKRTSKFMAHDEADSCNIGDRVRLDPSRPLSRYKHWVVAEILRRAKVYVPPAATASSQSSEHNSKSQKAGVATK, encoded by the exons ATGGAGCCGGTCGTGGGGATCGTGGTGTCAAACAAGATGCAGAAGTCGGTGGTGGTTGCGGTGGACCGCCTCTTCCACTATAAGATGTACAACCGCTATGTCAAGCGCACCTCTAAGTTCATGGCACACGACGAGGCTGACTCCTGCAACATTGGCGACCGG GTTAGGCTGGACCCTTCTAGGCCCTTGAGCAGATATAAGCACTGGGTTGTTGCTGAAATTCTTCGCAGAGCTAAGGTATATGTTCCACCAGCTGCAACAGCGTCCAGTCAGTCCAGTGAACATAATAGCAAATCTCAAAAGGCTGGTGTTGCTACCAAATGA
- the LOC100194399 gene encoding 30S ribosomal protein S17, chloroplastic isoform X1 has protein sequence MEPVVGIVVSNKMQKSVVVAVDRLFHYKMYNRYVKRTSKFMAHDEADSCNIGDRVVGWGLGSRRAAALGRCRDPGWVARREKIPGDSGFIWEARINWLGWTLLGP, from the exons ATGGAGCCGGTCGTGGGGATCGTGGTGTCAAACAAGATGCAGAAGTCGGTGGTGGTTGCGGTGGACCGCCTCTTCCACTATAAGATGTACAACCGCTATGTCAAGCGCACCTCTAAGTTCATGGCACACGACGAGGCTGACTCCTGCAACATTGGCGACCGG GTTGTAGGGTGGGGATTGGGCTCGAGAAGGGCGGCGGCGCTGGGGCGCTGTCGTGACCCTGGCTGGGTCGCGCGCAGGGAGAAGATTCCAGGAGACTCTGGCTTCATCTGGGAAGCCAGAATAAATTG GTTAGGCTGGACCCTTCTAGGCCCTTGA